TGAAATACACTAAAGAGTGGGAAGACTTGACAGAAAAAATGGGATATTGGGTGGATATGGATCATCCGTATATTACCTACGATAATCGTTACATTGAAACCCTTTGGTATCTTCTTAAACAATTATATAACAAAGGATTATTATATAAAGGTTACACTATTCAACCTTATTCTCCTGCCGCAGGAACAGGTTTAAGTACGCACGAATTAAATCAGCCCGGTTGCTATCGTGATGTGAAAGACACAACCGCAGTTGTTCAGTTTCGCCTCACCCCAACCCTCTCCAAAGGAGAGGGAGAGGAGCACAAGACAAACAAAATGCTAAAACGTATATTTTCGCATATTTCCCCTCCTTTGGAGGGGTCAGGGGAGGTTTTCTTTCTCGCTTGGACAACAACTCCCTGGACTTTACCTTCAAACACGGCTTTGGCAGTCGGTCCAAATATCGATTACGTGCTTGTAAAAGCTCAAAATCCATATTCAAAAGAAGAATGCAATTATATTCTTGCTGAAGCATTGCTTCCTTCCGTTATGGGAAAAATAGAATACGAGTTATTGGGAAAAATGAAAGGCGCTGACTTAGCCGGAATAGAATACGAACAACTTATTCCCTGGGTTTCTCCTTATCTAAATCAAGATAATCAAAAGTCCCCCAAGGGGGATTTAGGGGGCTCTGCTTTTCGTGTTATCACAGGCGATTTTGTTACTACGGAAGATGGAACAGGAATTGTACATATTGCGCCTACATTTGGTGCGGATGATGATAAAGTAGCGAAACAAAACAATGTTCCACCGCTTCTTTTGATTGATAAAGACGGAAATCGTCAGCCGATGGTAGACAAAACGGGTAAATTCTTCAAATTAGAAGATTTGGATGCTGATTTTGTAAAAAACAACGTGAATGTTGAACTTTATAAAGAATATGCAGGGCGTTTTGTGAAAAATGCGTACGATGAAACATTAACAGAAAATGACGCTACGCTTGATGTTGATTTATCGGTAATGTTGAAACAGCAAGGCAAGGCATTCAAAATAGAAAAACACGTCCACAATTATCCTCACTGCTGGAGAACAGACAAACCCGTGCTTTATTATCCTCTTGATAGCTGGTTTATTCGCACAACTGCTTGTCGCGAAGAGATGATTGCGTTGAATGATACAATTAATTGGAAACCGCAATCTACTGGTACAGGACGTTTTGGAAAATGGCTGGAAAACTTACAGGATTGGAATTTAAGCCGCAGTCGTTATTGGGGAACGCCGCTTCCTATCTGGCGCACAGAAGACGGAACGGAAGAAATNTGTATAGGTTCNGTAGAAGAATTGATGATTGAAATTGAAAAATCAATTTCAGCCGGATTTATGAAAGAAAATCCGTTTAAAAATTTCAAAANAGGAGAATATACGGCAGAAAATTANGATCCGAAAAATATTGATTTGCACCGTCCGTATGTAGATAACATCATACTTGTTTCTGCTTTGGGTAAACCAATGAAACGTGAACTGGACTTGATTGACGTTTGGTTTGATAGTGGAGCAATGCCTTTTGCACAGTTGCATTATCCGTTTAGCCCCACCCTAACCCTCCCCAAAGGAGAGGGAAATAGCAATTCTCGAGGCAGTATAAATGTTGATAAAATGCAATCATCCCTTCCTTTGGAAGGGATTGAGGGAAGGTTTCCTGCTGATTTTATTTCAGAAGGTGTTGATCAAACTCGCGGTTGGTTTTTTACATTACACGCCATCAGTACGATGGTCAGAAATTCCGTGGCATTCAAAAATGTAATTTCAAACGGTTTGGTGCTGGATAAAAACGGCAACAAAATGTCGAAACGTCTTGGAAATGCGGTTGATCCCTTTGTAACCATTGAAAAATACGGTTCTGATCCGTTGCGTTGGTATATGATGACGAATGCTTCTCCTTGGGACAATTTAAAATTTGACATAGAAGGGGTGG
The genomic region above belongs to uncultured Paludibacter sp. and contains:
- the ileS gene encoding Isoleucine--tRNA ligase, which encodes MKKFKEYSGLNLSDVNKKMLEYWNENEMFRKSIEIREGHPTFVFYEGPPSANGMPGIHHVMARTIKDVFCRYKTMQGFQVQRKAGWDTHGLPVELAVEKKLGITKEDIGKKVSVDEYNATCRSEVMKYTKEWEDLTEKMGYWVDMDHPYITYDNRYIETLWYLLKQLYNKGLLYKGYTIQPYSPAAGTGLSTHELNQPGCYRDVKDTTAVVQFRLTPTLSKGEGEEHKTNKMLKRIFSHISPPLEGSGEVFFLAWTTTPWTLPSNTALAVGPNIDYVLVKAQNPYSKEECNYILAEALLPSVMGKIEYELLGKMKGADLAGIEYEQLIPWVSPYLNQDNQKSPKGDLGGSAFRVITGDFVTTEDGTGIVHIAPTFGADDDKVAKQNNVPPLLLIDKDGNRQPMVDKTGKFFKLEDLDADFVKNNVNVELYKEYAGRFVKNAYDETLTENDATLDVDLSVMLKQQGKAFKIEKHVHNYPHCWRTDKPVLYYPLDSWFIRTTACREEMIALNDTINWKPQSTGTGRFGKWLENLQDWNLSRSRYWGTPLPIWRTEDGTEEXCIGSVEELMIEIEKSISAGFMKENPFKNFKXGEYTAENXDPKNIDLHRPYVDNIILVSALGKPMKRELDLIDVWFDSGAMPFAQLHYPFSPTLTLPKGEGNSNSRGSINVDKMQSSLPLEGIEGRFPADFISEGVDQTRGWFFTLHAISTMVRNSVAFKNVISNGLVLDKNGNKMSKRLGNAVDPFVTIEKYGSDPLRWYMMTNASPWDNLKFDIEGVEEVRRKFFGTLYNTYSFFALYANVDNFSYADAEIPVAERPEIDRWIISLLNTLVKDVKSYYEDYEPTRAGRAISDFVGENLSNWYVRLNRKRYWGGEYDKDKISAYQTLYTCLETVAKLMAPIAPFYADRLFIDLNNATGKEKTISVHLADFPEYDETLXDKNLEECMQLAQQTSSMILALRRKAEKKVRQPLSKAVIPAPDEKTFEQINYIADLIKAEVNIKELEVIASDTEMENLVKKIKPNFKTLGKKYGKQMKEIASEMANFSKQQISEIERNGEYTLKLASGDVILTAEDVEIITEDMPGWLVSNEGKLTVALDXTVTDELLREGIARELVNRIQNIRKSNGYDITDKIKIEIEENTEINDAVREYSDYIATQTLANSIQLITELKEKTELDFEDYIVAVNVSRM